The window CCTCGAGCGCGCCTTCTGCGTCGGAACGTCGGCGCGCGCTGAAGGCGCGCAGCGCGATCGAGCGCTCGATCACGGCGGGGTCGCGTCCGGCGGCTACCGCGGCAGCGGTCAGGACCTCCACCTTGCGCTCGTACTCACCCGGCGTCAGGTACATGCCGTTCCAGGAGTCCGCGTATCGCGCCGCCATCGGGATCGTGCGGCGCTCGCCGATGCCGGCGACCCACAGACGCGGGACCGGATCCATCATCGCGAACGAACCACTGAGCGTCTCCAACGCGCGATCGAGCGCGTCGAGACGCTCTCGCGGCGGCGGGAACGGCAGCCCCATGATCCGGTAGTCGGGCTCGAACCAGCCGGCACCGATGCCCACCTCGATCCGCCCCGGCGCGGCTTGCGCGATCGTTGCGACCGTGTGTGCCAGGTAGCCGGCCGA is drawn from Actinomycetota bacterium and contains these coding sequences:
- a CDS encoding LLM class flavin-dependent oxidoreductase, whose product is MRFGLHTGQHRVGFAELRDLWRDAAAWGFDACYLFDHIVPLYSDVEAFLPEEALHPEGPCLEGITALAALARSVPGVGVGLMVAGVGYRSAGYLAHTVATIAQAAPGRIEVGIGAGWFEPDYRIMGLPFPPPRERLDALDRALETLSGSFAMMDPVPRLWVAGIGERRTIPMAARYADSWNGMYLTPGEYERKVEVLTAAAVAAGRDPAVIERSIALRAFSARRRSDAEGALE